From the Fibrobacter sp. UWB11 genome, one window contains:
- a CDS encoding Rne/Rng family ribonuclease, which translates to MANKCKRGILISKTPYEKRIAIMEDGELAELVVEGVSSNRVLGNIYKGVVQKVLPALKAAFIDIGLEKAGFLHQEDAMDRNELLRREYGDDDDEGDASKEISIDEILQEGQEIMVQVVKEPISTKGARLTTHLSFAGRFLVCMPGTNFVGVSKRERDPVKRREFKKAVRRLKGRDVGYIVRTNGLNESEFEINKQMRELESKWEQTKYNFETMPPETCIYEESDSIEQTVREYFGDNTDYVYIDNRDEYFALRDYLKVLSPDKLDKVKLWSSSESLFEYFKIENDYARSLQRQVPLPRGGNLVIEQTEALVSIDVNTGPKVHGKDQGKIILETNLDACHEIAKQLRLRDVGGLIIIDFIDMETDEDREAVYQEFRKAIRRDKAPISPAPISQFGLMEVTRKRVRVNLMTEKTECCPVCNGSGRIATLESTLGMIDRWLARAHTKGRLREVTLVVSAPVIDVLCKDLNRMFNYLEYKHNIKISLVEDEYAHINQFWMYDKNNEDITDLYNFA; encoded by the coding sequence ATGGCAAATAAGTGTAAGCGCGGAATCTTGATTAGTAAAACGCCGTACGAAAAGCGTATCGCCATCATGGAAGATGGTGAACTCGCAGAATTGGTTGTTGAAGGTGTTTCGTCTAATCGAGTTCTGGGCAATATTTATAAGGGTGTCGTTCAGAAGGTGCTTCCCGCACTCAAGGCGGCATTCATTGACATTGGTCTTGAGAAGGCTGGCTTTTTGCATCAGGAAGACGCCATGGACCGCAACGAACTGTTGCGCCGCGAATATGGTGACGATGATGACGAAGGCGATGCCTCTAAGGAAATTTCGATCGACGAAATTCTCCAGGAAGGCCAAGAAATCATGGTGCAGGTGGTCAAGGAACCGATTAGCACCAAGGGTGCCCGTTTGACGACACACTTGAGCTTTGCTGGCCGTTTCTTGGTTTGCATGCCCGGTACAAATTTTGTGGGCGTCTCCAAGCGTGAACGTGATCCGGTCAAGCGCCGCGAGTTCAAGAAGGCTGTCCGCCGTCTTAAGGGCCGCGATGTGGGTTACATTGTCCGCACTAACGGCCTCAACGAATCCGAATTCGAAATCAACAAGCAGATGCGCGAACTCGAAAGCAAGTGGGAACAGACGAAGTACAACTTCGAAACCATGCCGCCCGAGACCTGCATTTACGAAGAATCCGATTCTATCGAACAGACTGTTCGCGAATACTTCGGTGACAACACGGACTACGTGTACATCGACAACCGCGACGAATACTTCGCTCTCCGCGATTACCTGAAGGTTCTTTCTCCGGATAAGCTCGACAAAGTGAAGCTCTGGAGTTCCAGCGAAAGCTTGTTCGAATACTTCAAGATTGAAAACGACTACGCTCGCTCTTTGCAGCGCCAGGTTCCGCTTCCGCGCGGTGGAAACCTCGTCATTGAACAGACCGAAGCTCTCGTCTCTATCGACGTGAACACCGGTCCGAAGGTTCATGGCAAGGACCAGGGCAAGATCATTCTCGAGACAAACCTCGATGCTTGCCATGAAATTGCAAAGCAGCTCCGTCTCCGCGATGTGGGTGGTCTTATCATCATCGACTTCATCGATATGGAAACGGACGAAGACCGCGAAGCCGTTTATCAGGAATTCCGCAAGGCGATCCGCCGTGACAAGGCCCCGATCAGCCCGGCTCCGATTAGCCAGTTCGGTCTCATGGAAGTGACCCGTAAGCGCGTCCGCGTGAACCTCATGACCGAGAAGACCGAGTGCTGCCCAGTGTGCAACGGCAGTGGCCGTATTGCCACACTGGAATCGACGCTTGGTATGATTGACCGCTGGCTTGCACGTGCCCATACCAAGGGTCGTCTCCGCGAGGTTACCCTCGTGGTCAGCGCTCCGGTCATCGATGTTCTTTGCAAGGACTTGAACCGTATGTTCAACTATCTGGAATACAAGCATAACATCAAGATCTCCCTCGTGGAAGATGAATATGCCCACATCAACCAGTTCTGGATGTACGACAAGAACAACGAAGACATTACGGATTTGTACAACTTCGCATAA